The following is a genomic window from Terriglobales bacterium.
TGCTACGATAGCAACGCCAGCGATCAGGGCGATGGGGATATCGCGCTCCGGCCTGCGGATTTCACCCGCGACCATGTTCAGATCATTCCATCCATCGTAGGCCCACAGCGCCGCTACCAGGGCCAGCATGAATCCGTTAAATCCGCCGTGGGCGCCGGTGAAGCGAGTAGCAAAGTTGGCCCAGCTTCCGCCGCGGTAACTGAAGCCAATCACCGCGATGCCTACCAGCATGGCAACCTTGAGTAACGTCGCAATCAACTGGAAGGCGCCGGCGCGGCGCACTCCGACATAGTTCAGGAATGAGATGAGAATCGTGGCGCCAATGGCCACTAGTTGCGCCCAGGTCAAAGTCAGGTGGGCGGCGGCTGGGTGAGAAAGAAAGCTGAGGCGCGGCAGCGAGCTGAGCGCATCGGTCAGTCCGGTGGTGATGGTTGCGATAGAAGCAGGCTTGGCGATGACAAACCACGTCCAGGCGTAGAGAAAGCCGAGCATTGGCCCATAGCCATCGCGCACGTAAACATATTCGCCCCCGGCCTGGGGCTTCATGGCGCCCAGTTCGGAATATGTGAGCGCGCCAAAGAAAGAGAGCAGGCCGCCTACAATCCAGGCTAGGTAAACCACCTTGGCCGAGCCGACATCGCGCATCATCGTTCCGGGAACGCGGAAGATGCCGCTGCCGATGACTGTCCCAACCACGATGGCTACGGCATGGCTGACGCCAAGCTCGCGGAGAAGACCCTGGGGTTTGCTGGCGGTTTCAGGCATGGGGATAAGATTTCAAGGTAATACCATAAGAATTCTCGGCAGAATACACAAGTAATTAAACCGCAGAGGGCGCGAAGGAACGTAGAGGCTGTTTTATTTTCATCTGTGTCGTGTCCTGATGTGTGTGATCTTGCCTGAACTAATTTTTGCTCGAAGCTGAAACTTTGCTATCGGATGCATTATCCAGAATCTTCAATCGGTTTTGTGCCAGGCGATAGGAGGAACTCGGGATTTGCAGAGCTTTTTTCGGCTTGGTAACCCGTGCATAGTCGGCGAGGGCGGCGTTACGTTCTCCGTATTGCTCGGCGATCCGTCCGAAGGCATACCAATAATTCGGGTCGGGTTCATCGAGGTTCAGCAGATTCATGGATTGAATGAGCACTTCACGGGCTTCTTTGATTTTGCCAATTTCAGCATACACGCAGCCCAGCGTATGTAACTCTGATGTTTTGGTCTTGCTCAATTGCGCTGCTTTAATGGCATTTTCAACGTCGTCATCACCCACTTTACCCGTAAACAGTGCATGCCAGGCTACATCATTTAGGTCAGGGGCCTCAGCTTTGCCAGCCTTCACGATTTTCAGGCTTAAATCATGGGCCAGGACATAATCCTCGCGCACCACGGCGTTTAAGACAAGGGCGCGCATGGCATCAATATCATCCGGCATGCGTTTCAGTCTATCTTGCGCGAGCTGGTCGGCTTCCGGGTAGCGGCCAAGTGCACGCAGCGTAAACGATTGTCCTGCAAACATGCTCTTCGATTCCGGATATTGTTTTGCCAGTTCGGACAAGACTGCGAGCGTCTTGTCATATTCATCCAGGCTGCTATAACCGGCAATCAGAGCCAGCGCGATGTTCAGTTTGTCCACATCGCTTTTGGCTGAATCCTTCGCGGCTTCCAGAATCCCGACTCCCTGCGGTGCTGTTTGTTTTTCCTGCACCAGAATTGCCGCAGCCGCCAGCTTCATCTGCTGGGCGTCGGCTTCTTTACCTTTCGTCCAGAATCGCGGAAATGGCGCGCCAGCCAATGGATCATCGCCGCCCTCGAGGTGCTGATCTTCTCGTACCCAATCCAGCAAGCTGCGGGCGCCCGCGAGGTTGTTGGCGTTCAAGCGGTCGAGAACCTCCATTCCGACGGCAATGGGCTTTTCAGAGGTGTCGAGAATCTTGTATTTACCATCTTCCTTTATCACGTACATGCTCATGTTTTTGCCGCCAAAAACGCGCAGGGTGATTTTATAACCCGATGAGTCGTCCCCTTCAGTTGTTGGTTCGATGGCCTGCATGACCACATCCATCATTGAATCGGGCGGCAGACCTGTGCGAAAGAACATGCCTCGTAGTTGCCGTCCCATTTTCAATCCCTGGTTGATCTCCTCCTGGTCAGTGTTTTTCAATATCGTCTGCGCATTCCGGGAGAAAAAGCTGGT
Proteins encoded in this region:
- a CDS encoding amino acid permease, which gives rise to MPETASKPQGLLRELGVSHAVAIVVGTVIGSGIFRVPGTMMRDVGSAKVVYLAWIVGGLLSFFGALTYSELGAMKPQAGGEYVYVRDGYGPMLGFLYAWTWFVIAKPASIATITTGLTDALSSLPRLSFLSHPAAAHLTLTWAQLVAIGATILISFLNYVGVRRAGAFQLIATLLKVAMLVGIAVIGFSYRGGSWANFATRFTGAHGGFNGFMLALVAALWAYDGWNDLNMVAGEIRRPERDIPIALIAGVAIVAALYMLMYAAVQYVLPADALGASKSPASAMALVVLGTAGAALITAGIALSMLVTLNGTVMSGGRIPYAVARDGYFFQSLAAVSPRFHTPSNALLIQAVLSILLLLIAATFKQLLDLAIFAEWLFYMIAASTIFVFRKREPDAARPYKAWGYPLVPALFILSAGFLLYYTFKDNLETTFIPAWPHTWINSLAVAGVVLIAAGVPVYFGFARKKLAADARR